A single Curtobacterium sp. MCSS17_015 DNA region contains:
- the chvE gene encoding multiple monosaccharide ABC transporter substrate-binding protein translates to MKKRRIVASVTALGLALSLAACSAGGRGATGSDGGDESNGNKGALVGVAMPTKVSERWIKDGDAVKSSLEKAGYKVDLEYADNKIPQQVQQVSNMITKGAKVLIVASIDGGSLSDQLDAAAEAGIKVISYDRLLTGNENVDYYVSFDNYKVGVDQATSLLTGLGLLDENGEKTDEKGPFTIEVFAGSADDNNATFFFNGAMDTLKPYLEDGTLTIGSGQDGFTQAATQQWDPALAKSRMQNLVAKSYSGGTTLDGVLSPYDGISIGIISALQGAGYGSGDRPLPVITGQDAEAASVKSIINDQQYSTIYKDTRQLADKSASMAQDLLSGKKPEVNDTKTYDNKAKVVPTYLFQPTIVTKENYEKVLVDSGYYTDADLK, encoded by the coding sequence ATGAAGAAGCGCAGGATCGTCGCGAGCGTCACCGCTCTCGGTCTCGCCCTCTCCCTGGCCGCCTGCTCTGCCGGCGGCCGCGGCGCCACCGGTTCCGACGGCGGCGACGAGAGCAACGGCAACAAGGGCGCCCTCGTCGGCGTCGCGATGCCGACCAAGGTCTCCGAGCGCTGGATCAAGGACGGCGACGCCGTCAAGAGCAGCCTCGAGAAGGCCGGCTACAAGGTCGACCTCGAGTACGCGGACAACAAGATCCCGCAGCAGGTCCAGCAGGTCAGCAACATGATCACGAAGGGCGCGAAGGTCCTCATCGTCGCGTCCATCGACGGCGGCTCGCTGTCCGACCAGCTCGACGCAGCGGCCGAGGCCGGCATCAAGGTGATCTCCTACGACCGCCTGCTGACCGGCAACGAGAACGTCGACTACTACGTCTCGTTCGACAACTACAAGGTGGGCGTCGACCAGGCGACCTCGCTCCTGACCGGCCTCGGGCTCCTCGACGAGAACGGCGAGAAGACCGACGAGAAGGGCCCCTTCACCATCGAGGTCTTCGCCGGCTCGGCCGACGACAACAACGCCACGTTCTTCTTCAACGGCGCGATGGACACCCTCAAGCCGTACCTCGAGGACGGCACGCTGACGATCGGCTCCGGCCAGGACGGCTTCACCCAGGCCGCCACCCAGCAGTGGGACCCGGCGCTCGCCAAGTCCCGCATGCAGAACCTCGTCGCGAAGTCGTACTCGGGCGGCACCACGCTCGACGGCGTGCTCTCGCCGTACGACGGCATCTCGATCGGCATCATCTCGGCGCTCCAGGGTGCCGGCTACGGTTCGGGCGACCGCCCGCTCCCGGTGATCACGGGCCAGGACGCCGAGGCCGCCTCGGTCAAGTCGATCATCAACGACCAGCAGTACTCGACCATCTACAAGGACACGCGTCAGCTCGCCGACAAGTCCGCGTCGATGGCCCAGGACCTGCTGTCGGGCAAGAAGCCCGAGGTCAACGACACCAAGACCTACGACAACAAGGCCAAGGTCGTCCCGACCTACCTGTTCCAGCCGACGATCGTCACCAAGGAGAACTACGAGAAGGTCCTCGTCGACTCCGGGTACTACACGGACGCCGACCTCAAGTAG
- the mmsA gene encoding multiple monosaccharide ABC transporter ATP-binding protein, with protein MADTILEMRDITKTFPGVKALQNVSLQVERGQVHAICGENGAGKSTLMKVLSGVYPAGSFDGEILLDGKPVSFSNINDSEDAGVVIIHQELALSPYLSIAENIFLGNERAKGGFIDWNKTNLEAATLLKRVGLKDNPITKITDIGVGKQQLVEIAKALSKKVKLLILDEPTAALNDDDSAHLLELIRSLQAEGMTAIIISHKLNEIKAIADKVTIIRDGQTIETLDMHAGEVSEDRIIRGMVGRDLSNRYPEHESNIGEELLRIEDWTVHHPLDASREIIHQANLTVRAGEIVGIAGLMGAGRTELAMSVFGHSYGTGISGTVYKRGTPIKTNTVTAAIDNGLAYATEDRKRYGLNLIDDIKRNVSGSALGKLAKWGFVNGSEETTVARQFLKNMNIKAPTVNAVTGKLSGGNQQKVVLSKWMYSDPDVLILDEPTRGIDVGAKYEIYTIINALADQGKGIIVISSELPELLGICDRIYTLSEGTITADVPRSEASPEVLMQYMTQERETPVNERA; from the coding sequence GTGGCGGACACCATCCTCGAGATGCGCGACATCACCAAGACGTTCCCCGGCGTCAAGGCCCTGCAGAACGTCTCGCTCCAGGTCGAACGGGGCCAGGTCCACGCGATCTGCGGTGAGAACGGCGCGGGCAAGTCCACGCTCATGAAGGTCCTGTCCGGTGTCTACCCGGCCGGCAGCTTCGACGGCGAGATCCTGCTCGACGGCAAGCCCGTCTCGTTCTCGAACATCAACGACTCCGAGGACGCGGGCGTCGTCATCATCCACCAGGAGCTCGCGCTGAGCCCCTACCTGTCGATCGCCGAGAACATCTTCCTCGGCAACGAGCGCGCCAAGGGCGGCTTCATCGACTGGAACAAGACGAACCTCGAGGCCGCGACGCTCCTGAAGCGCGTCGGCCTCAAGGACAACCCGATCACCAAGATCACGGACATCGGCGTCGGCAAGCAGCAGCTCGTCGAGATCGCGAAGGCGCTGTCGAAGAAGGTGAAGCTCCTCATCCTCGACGAGCCGACCGCCGCACTGAACGACGACGACTCCGCGCACCTGCTCGAGCTCATCCGCTCGCTGCAGGCCGAGGGCATGACGGCGATCATCATCAGCCACAAGCTCAACGAGATCAAGGCGATCGCTGACAAGGTCACGATCATCCGAGACGGACAGACCATCGAGACCCTCGACATGCACGCCGGCGAGGTCTCCGAGGACCGCATCATCCGCGGCATGGTCGGGCGGGACCTCTCCAACCGGTACCCGGAGCACGAGTCGAACATCGGCGAAGAGCTCCTGCGCATCGAGGACTGGACCGTCCACCACCCGCTCGACGCCTCCCGCGAGATCATCCACCAGGCGAACCTCACCGTCCGCGCCGGTGAGATCGTCGGGATCGCCGGGCTGATGGGCGCCGGCCGCACCGAGCTCGCGATGAGCGTCTTCGGGCACTCGTACGGCACCGGGATCAGCGGCACCGTCTACAAGCGCGGGACCCCGATCAAGACGAACACGGTCACCGCCGCGATCGACAACGGCCTGGCCTACGCGACCGAGGACCGGAAGCGCTACGGCCTCAACCTCATCGACGACATCAAGCGGAACGTCTCCGGCTCGGCACTCGGCAAGCTCGCCAAGTGGGGCTTCGTGAACGGCTCCGAGGAGACCACCGTCGCGCGCCAGTTCCTCAAGAACATGAACATCAAGGCACCGACCGTGAACGCGGTGACCGGCAAGCTCTCCGGCGGGAACCAGCAGAAGGTCGTCCTGTCGAAGTGGATGTACTCCGACCCGGACGTGCTCATCCTCGACGAGCCCACCCGCGGCATCGACGTCGGCGCGAAGTACGAGATCTACACGATCATCAACGCGCTCGCGGACCAGGGGAAGGGGATCATCGTGATCTCCTCCGAGCTGCCCGAGCTGCTCGGCATCTGCGACCGCATCTACACGCTCTCCGAGGGCACCATCACCGCCGACGTCCCGCGCTCCGAGGCGTCGCCGGAAGTCCTCATGCAGTACATGACCCAGGAACGGGAGACCCCAGTCAATGAACGCGCTTAA
- the mmsB gene encoding multiple monosaccharide ABC transporter permease: protein MNALKSAASYLTGQLRQIGLFIALIVIVIFFQVTTNGITLAPINVSNLIVQNSYILILAIGMVMVIIAGHIDLSVGSVVAFTGAMAGVMITQWGIPWPVAVVLCLVLGALVGAWQGFWIAYFGIPAFIVTLAGMLAFRGAAQIALQNQQISPFPDGFRSLGSGFLPSFGTSGYEPLTMVLGLAAAAILVITGFRGRATRRKYQLEDEPFAWFITKMAFTVALVIFIALLLASYNGTPIVLVILGVLVIAYSMVMRSAVFGRHIYAIGGNPLAAQLSGVKTKRVTFLLFVNMGVISALAGVVFTGQLNLASPSAGNGFELDAIAAVFIGGAAVTGGIGTVPGAIVGGLIIGLLNNGMSILGVGSEFQQLIKGLVLLAAVAFDVFNKRRAASARK, encoded by the coding sequence ATGAACGCGCTTAAGTCCGCCGCCAGCTACCTCACCGGGCAGCTCCGACAGATCGGCCTGTTCATCGCGCTGATCGTCATCGTCATCTTCTTCCAGGTGACGACGAACGGCATCACGCTGGCCCCGATCAACGTCTCGAACCTGATCGTCCAGAACAGCTACATCCTGATCCTCGCGATCGGCATGGTGATGGTGATCATCGCCGGGCACATCGACCTCTCGGTCGGTTCGGTCGTCGCGTTCACCGGCGCCATGGCCGGCGTCATGATCACCCAGTGGGGCATCCCCTGGCCGGTCGCCGTCGTCCTCTGCCTCGTCCTCGGCGCCCTGGTCGGTGCGTGGCAGGGCTTCTGGATCGCCTACTTCGGGATCCCGGCGTTCATCGTGACCCTGGCGGGCATGCTCGCCTTCCGCGGTGCCGCGCAGATCGCCCTGCAGAACCAGCAGATCTCGCCCTTCCCGGACGGCTTCCGCTCGCTCGGCTCCGGCTTCCTGCCGTCCTTCGGCACCTCGGGCTACGAGCCGCTCACGATGGTCCTCGGCCTCGCCGCCGCGGCGATCCTCGTGATCACCGGCTTCCGCGGTCGTGCGACCCGTCGCAAGTACCAGCTCGAGGACGAGCCGTTCGCGTGGTTCATCACCAAGATGGCGTTCACCGTCGCGCTGGTCATCTTCATCGCGCTGCTGCTCGCCAGCTACAACGGCACCCCGATCGTCCTCGTGATCCTCGGCGTCCTGGTCATCGCGTACTCGATGGTCATGCGCAGCGCGGTCTTCGGTCGCCACATCTACGCGATCGGCGGCAACCCGCTGGCCGCACAGCTCTCCGGCGTCAAGACGAAGCGCGTCACGTTCCTGCTGTTCGTCAACATGGGTGTCATCTCGGCCCTCGCCGGCGTCGTCTTCACCGGCCAGCTCAACCTCGCCTCGCCGAGCGCGGGCAACGGGTTCGAGCTCGACGCCATCGCGGCCGTGTTCATCGGTGGTGCCGCCGTCACCGGTGGCATCGGAACGGTCCCGGGAGCGATCGTCGGTGGTCTCATCATCGGTCTGCTCAACAACGGCATGTCGATCCTCGGTGTCGGTTCCGAGTTCCAGCAGCTCATCAAGGGCCTGGTGCTCCTCGCCGCCGTCGCGTTCGACGTCTTCAACAAGCGCCGCGCGGCCTCCGCTCGCAAGTAA
- a CDS encoding alpha-amylase family glycosyl hydrolase, whose amino-acid sequence MDTAAEPNPAAATRPSEPAWVEHVMWWHVYPLGFVGAEVRPATPVDERAVEHRLGHLEGWLDHVVDLGLNGLLLGPVFASSSHGYDTVDHSRIDPRLGDDADFDRLVAAARERGVRVLLDGVFNHVGREHPAFRQLETAGPDADTAGLFAVDWSGWQPGQSVPVGSFEGHDILVALDHASQQTEDLIVAVMTHWLERGVDGWRLDAAYAVPPAFWARVLPRVRERFPDAWFSGEVIHGDTAAIVRESTMDSTTQYELWQGIWHGIADRNCFELAHAVERHDELLATFAPSTFVGNHDVTRIASAVGEGFVGHAVAVLFTVAGTPSVYAGDEFGWTGVKEQREGGDDAVRPAFPAAPPEPSGTAAEVLHAHQALVALRRRHPWLHRAHTDVVHLSNEALVLRTATDREAVVTALNLSPEPVVLPAADATRVEAGRADLSEGELRLPAGAWAVLTA is encoded by the coding sequence ATGGACACAGCAGCCGAGCCGAACCCCGCCGCCGCGACGAGGCCGAGCGAGCCCGCCTGGGTCGAGCACGTCATGTGGTGGCACGTCTACCCGCTCGGCTTCGTCGGAGCAGAGGTCCGCCCGGCAACGCCGGTCGACGAGCGTGCGGTCGAGCACCGCCTCGGCCACCTGGAGGGCTGGCTCGACCACGTGGTGGACCTCGGCCTGAACGGACTGCTGCTCGGGCCGGTCTTCGCGAGTTCGTCGCACGGCTACGACACGGTCGACCACTCCCGGATCGACCCCCGACTCGGCGACGATGCGGACTTCGACCGCCTGGTGGCCGCTGCGCGCGAGCGGGGGGTCCGCGTGCTGCTCGACGGCGTCTTCAACCACGTCGGCCGTGAGCACCCGGCGTTCCGCCAGCTCGAGACGGCGGGACCGGACGCCGACACCGCGGGCCTGTTCGCCGTCGACTGGTCGGGCTGGCAGCCGGGGCAGTCGGTGCCGGTCGGGTCGTTCGAGGGCCACGACATCCTCGTCGCACTCGACCACGCGTCGCAGCAGACCGAGGACCTCATCGTCGCGGTCATGACGCACTGGCTGGAGCGCGGCGTCGACGGCTGGCGACTCGACGCGGCCTACGCGGTGCCGCCGGCGTTCTGGGCCCGGGTGCTGCCGCGCGTGCGCGAGCGGTTCCCGGACGCCTGGTTCTCGGGCGAGGTCATCCACGGCGACACCGCGGCGATCGTCCGCGAGTCGACGATGGACTCGACCACCCAGTACGAGCTGTGGCAGGGCATCTGGCACGGCATCGCGGACCGGAACTGCTTCGAACTCGCCCACGCGGTCGAGCGGCACGACGAGCTCCTGGCGACGTTCGCCCCGAGCACGTTCGTCGGCAACCACGACGTCACCCGGATCGCTTCGGCCGTGGGGGAGGGGTTCGTCGGTCACGCCGTCGCGGTGCTCTTCACCGTCGCGGGGACGCCGTCGGTGTACGCGGGCGACGAGTTCGGTTGGACCGGCGTCAAGGAGCAGCGCGAGGGCGGCGACGACGCGGTCCGCCCCGCGTTCCCGGCTGCGCCACCCGAGCCGAGCGGGACGGCGGCCGAGGTGCTGCACGCCCACCAGGCGCTCGTCGCCCTCCGGCGTCGGCACCCGTGGCTGCACCGTGCGCACACCGACGTGGTGCACCTGTCGAACGAGGCGCTGGTCCTCCGGACCGCGACCGACCGGGAGGCCGTGGTCACCGCCCTGAACCTCTCGCCGGAGCCGGTGGTGCTGCCCGCGGCCGACGCGACGCGCGTCGAGGCGGGCCGGGCCGATCTGTCGGAGGGCGAGTTGCGCCTCCCGGCCGGGGCCTGGGCGGTGCTGACCGCCTGA
- a CDS encoding DUF3253 domain-containing protein encodes MPDTAGPDTKWCSDACRRHGLDDTDRTLEHTIDALLDARALTSSICPSDAARAVGGEDWRDLMEPARRAARRMVARGEVEITQGGNVIDPSTAKGPIRIRRPR; translated from the coding sequence ATGCCCGACACCGCCGGCCCGGACACGAAGTGGTGCTCCGACGCGTGCCGACGCCACGGGCTCGACGACACCGACCGGACCCTCGAGCACACGATCGACGCGCTGCTCGACGCTCGCGCGCTGACCTCGAGCATCTGCCCGTCGGATGCCGCCCGTGCCGTCGGCGGTGAGGACTGGCGCGACCTCATGGAACCCGCGCGTCGCGCCGCCCGGCGGATGGTCGCGCGTGGCGAGGTCGAGATCACCCAGGGCGGGAACGTCATCGACCCGTCGACCGCGAAGGGCCCGATCCGGATCCGCCGTCCGCGCTGA
- a CDS encoding nucleotidyltransferase domain-containing protein, producing MTGRQVARVAGAAQHTGIKRALDKLEHAGLVCVERGLQHSAYRVNRDHLLWPAVELVLGAGAELERRIHDFLAGVDPSILSVSIFGSVARGTATDESDVDLLVVFDTETDLDVVVQLGDLVHRWTGNECQVFDVTRADLERFAAEGDPLVGSWRADARTVFGPDIRTLV from the coding sequence ATGACCGGGCGCCAGGTTGCGCGAGTCGCTGGTGCCGCGCAACACACCGGCATCAAACGAGCGCTCGACAAACTGGAACATGCCGGACTGGTGTGCGTCGAACGCGGCCTCCAGCACTCGGCCTACCGGGTGAACCGTGACCACCTGCTGTGGCCCGCCGTCGAACTCGTGCTCGGCGCCGGGGCGGAACTCGAGCGACGGATCCACGATTTCCTCGCCGGGGTCGATCCGTCCATCCTCTCCGTGTCGATCTTCGGATCCGTTGCGCGGGGAACGGCCACCGACGAGTCCGACGTGGATCTGCTCGTGGTCTTCGACACGGAGACCGATCTCGACGTCGTGGTGCAGCTCGGCGATCTGGTCCACCGCTGGACCGGCAACGAGTGCCAGGTGTTCGACGTCACCCGTGCTGACCTGGAGCGGTTCGCCGCCGAGGGCGACCCGCTCGTCGGCTCGTGGCGTGCGGATGCGCGCACCGTCTTCGGTCCCGACATCAGGACGTTGGTCTGA
- a CDS encoding DUF6640 family protein: MTLSARELAGRICIGVAAVAAPVGAFVFDYNETHVKNPAWPPHAKFHNAQTMSLAVALAGLTVWRLRPAVRDVGLASSIASTYWVTQVTSLAFPGTALADPGVQYRDVKGDQRVPIIACLALVAVGTLLARRRR; the protein is encoded by the coding sequence ATGACACTCTCTGCGCGTGAGCTGGCTGGGCGGATCTGCATCGGCGTCGCTGCGGTCGCCGCCCCCGTGGGCGCCTTCGTCTTCGACTACAACGAGACCCACGTGAAGAACCCGGCCTGGCCGCCGCACGCGAAGTTCCACAACGCGCAGACGATGTCGCTCGCGGTGGCGTTGGCCGGCCTCACGGTGTGGCGCCTGCGTCCCGCGGTCCGGGACGTCGGTCTCGCGAGCAGCATCGCCTCGACCTACTGGGTGACACAGGTGACGAGCCTCGCCTTCCCCGGCACGGCGCTGGCCGATCCCGGAGTGCAGTACCGCGACGTCAAGGGCGACCAGCGCGTCCCGATCATCGCCTGCCTCGCGCTCGTCGCGGTGGGGACACTGCTCGCCCGTCGGCGTCGTTGA
- a CDS encoding spore photoproduct lyase family protein — translation MTDSRVRPLLDVKRIYAEDAALELPRGQEIVGQWPDAEIVPVASHWQIPEVHGDERNVSRWVRIKTEALVLGVKKSLVTRPNGRSADFIAPSTANGCAMACAYCYVPRRKGYSNPVTVFANIEQITKHLARNIQKQGPKTEPNQCDPDAWVYDIGENSDCSVDAMLSDNVRDLCDLFRMTPTAKASFATKYVNRDLLDWDPMGRTRIRFSLMPHETAKVTDIRTSPIAERLAAVNDFVEAGYEVHLNFSPVILTPTWEADWAALLRQVDDVLSPAAKAQLAAEVIFLTHNEQLHEVNLGWHPKAEDLLWRPDLQEQKLSQNGAVNIRYRAAMKARHIDRFRQLVDENLPSCHIRYAF, via the coding sequence ATGACCGACTCCCGCGTGCGCCCCCTGCTCGACGTCAAGCGCATCTACGCCGAGGATGCTGCGCTCGAACTCCCGCGTGGGCAGGAGATCGTCGGGCAGTGGCCGGACGCCGAGATCGTGCCCGTCGCGTCGCACTGGCAGATCCCCGAGGTGCACGGCGACGAGCGCAACGTCTCCCGCTGGGTGCGGATCAAGACCGAGGCGCTCGTCCTCGGTGTGAAGAAGTCCCTCGTCACGAGGCCGAACGGACGCTCGGCGGACTTCATCGCGCCGTCCACGGCGAACGGCTGCGCGATGGCGTGCGCGTACTGCTACGTCCCCCGACGCAAGGGCTACAGCAACCCGGTCACCGTCTTCGCCAACATCGAGCAGATCACCAAGCACCTCGCTCGCAACATCCAGAAGCAGGGGCCGAAGACCGAGCCGAACCAGTGCGACCCCGATGCGTGGGTCTACGACATCGGCGAGAACAGCGACTGCTCGGTGGACGCGATGCTCAGTGACAACGTGCGCGACCTGTGCGACCTGTTCCGGATGACACCGACGGCGAAGGCCTCGTTCGCCACCAAGTACGTCAACCGCGATCTGCTCGACTGGGATCCGATGGGACGGACGCGGATCCGGTTCTCGCTGATGCCGCACGAGACCGCGAAGGTGACGGACATCCGGACGTCACCGATCGCCGAACGACTGGCGGCCGTGAACGACTTCGTCGAGGCCGGGTACGAGGTCCACCTGAACTTCTCGCCCGTCATCCTGACGCCGACGTGGGAGGCCGACTGGGCCGCACTGCTGCGGCAGGTCGATGACGTGCTCTCCCCGGCTGCGAAGGCGCAGCTCGCGGCCGAGGTGATCTTCCTCACCCACAACGAGCAGTTGCACGAGGTGAACCTCGGCTGGCACCCGAAGGCGGAGGACCTGCTCTGGCGTCCGGACCTGCAAGAGCAGAAGCTCTCCCAGAACGGCGCGGTCAACATCCGGTACCGCGCGGCGATGAAGGCGCGGCACATCGACCGATTCCGCCAGCTCGTCGACGAGAACCTGCCCTCCTGCCACATCCGCTACGCCTTCTGA
- a CDS encoding biopolymer transporter Tol: protein MTAGVEDDHFFVVDGRRWRRTDPALPEDLAARLRSHLGRGRNAVKQARRAGDEDAVAAARHRNGLAKHGLGERGPEWWTRPESERLAQAEQALADLDRLDEVG from the coding sequence ATGACCGCCGGTGTGGAGGACGACCACTTCTTCGTCGTGGACGGACGACGCTGGCGGCGGACCGACCCGGCGCTCCCCGAGGACCTCGCAGCACGCCTCCGGTCCCACCTCGGCCGCGGTCGCAACGCCGTGAAGCAGGCGAGACGAGCCGGCGACGAGGACGCCGTCGCGGCTGCTCGACACCGCAACGGGCTCGCGAAGCACGGCCTCGGGGAACGCGGCCCGGAGTGGTGGACCCGCCCGGAGTCCGAGCGACTCGCCCAGGCCGAGCAGGCCCTCGCGGACCTCGACCGCCTCGACGAGGTCGGGTGA